In uncultured Desulfobacter sp., one DNA window encodes the following:
- a CDS encoding AraC family transcriptional regulator — protein MIEKLYKPYLPEIGFHPVDNPQKHCGYGVSYELDSSLGTGEYWFYTVDNSYCITICDYLFYCDVSFQVSHPPFLLIWLNLASRQTRMHLGGSSPCRRLGLYTGHEATFVGKIKKEMAFRGISVLVTPKFYNKILPGKYPGIPRDLTHLFPQFNGNNYIPEIAGALHQISSFRPLKEIAGMYYDSKVTEIMSILTQWAMNNRFRLSQGPVPNCDMDHLRSVMDYLNTNYTSHIYLDALCRHACMSRTKLTRLFKQVYGMTISDHIKTLRINLAKEMLADNHLKINTIANTVGFKFHRSFSEAFKHATGLTPNQYRKTIC, from the coding sequence ATGATTGAGAAGCTATATAAACCGTATCTGCCGGAAATTGGCTTTCATCCGGTAGACAATCCGCAGAAACACTGTGGTTACGGGGTCTCATACGAGCTGGATTCTTCATTGGGAACCGGAGAGTATTGGTTTTACACGGTGGATAATTCCTATTGTATCACGATTTGTGATTATCTGTTTTATTGTGATGTTTCGTTCCAGGTCTCACATCCGCCTTTTTTATTGATCTGGTTGAACTTGGCTTCCCGGCAAACCAGGATGCACTTGGGCGGATCATCCCCTTGCAGGCGCCTGGGTTTATATACCGGACATGAGGCCACATTCGTTGGAAAAATTAAAAAGGAAATGGCTTTCAGGGGCATAAGTGTCCTGGTAACGCCAAAGTTTTATAACAAAATCCTGCCGGGAAAATATCCCGGTATCCCCAGGGATCTGACGCACCTTTTTCCCCAATTCAACGGTAATAATTATATACCCGAGATAGCCGGGGCACTCCATCAAATCAGCAGTTTCCGTCCGTTGAAAGAAATCGCCGGAATGTATTACGACAGCAAGGTAACCGAAATTATGAGCATTTTAACCCAATGGGCAATGAATAATCGGTTCCGGCTTTCCCAAGGCCCTGTTCCGAATTGTGATATGGATCATTTACGTAGCGTCATGGATTACCTGAATACCAATTACACCAGCCATATTTACCTGGATGCATTGTGCCGTCATGCCTGCATGAGCCGGACTAAATTGACCCGTCTGTTTAAACAGGTCTACGGCATGACCATATCCGACCATATAAAAACACTACGCATCAATTTAGCCAAGGAGATGCTGGCCGATAATCACTTAAAAATAAATACGATTGCCAATACCGTTGGATTCAAATTTCACAGGAGCTTTTCCGAGGCATTTAAACATGCCACAGGGCTCACCCCCAATCAATACAGAAAAACGATCTGTTAG